A genomic window from Sulfurimonas paralvinellae includes:
- a CDS encoding endonuclease/exonuclease/phosphatase family protein — MKILTFLLLLSALLFGENMIKIATYNVENLFDLKRSGHEYSEYIPFTKSNWNERTYKIKLHNTAKVIKDIDADIIGLQEIESLQALKDLRYTLKRMGLYYQYYKIANLKGTIIKVAILSKIPFVYTTEIAVQQSYRYRNILEAKFKINGEDLYLLVNHWKSKAGPESMRVVSAKKLRKRVEELGKEKNIIALGDFNSDYEEYKLFKRKRKHNDTGGITGINHILGTINYKMQAKEAKIEDGDFYNLWYDEPDKAKRFSYIYRGKKEALDNILVTKALLDNQGIDYKCGSIHTLNKPYLYKGKSLYRWQMSWRKPRKHYGRGYSDHLPVIAEFIY; from the coding sequence GTGAAAATTCTCACTTTTTTACTTTTACTGAGTGCATTACTCTTTGGAGAAAATATGATAAAAATAGCCACTTATAATGTAGAAAACCTTTTTGACCTCAAGCGCAGCGGCCATGAGTACTCGGAGTATATCCCCTTCACAAAATCAAATTGGAATGAAAGGACATATAAGATAAAACTCCACAACACTGCAAAGGTCATTAAAGATATTGATGCAGACATCATTGGACTGCAGGAGATCGAATCACTTCAGGCACTCAAAGACCTGCGCTACACTCTTAAAAGAATGGGACTTTATTATCAATACTACAAAATTGCCAACCTCAAAGGCACAATTATAAAAGTGGCCATACTCAGTAAAATTCCTTTTGTATACACAACTGAAATAGCTGTGCAACAGTCTTACAGATACAGAAATATTTTGGAAGCAAAATTTAAAATAAATGGTGAAGATCTTTACCTGCTCGTTAATCACTGGAAAAGTAAAGCCGGACCGGAAAGTATGCGTGTAGTTTCTGCCAAAAAACTCCGTAAACGTGTTGAAGAATTAGGTAAAGAGAAAAATATCATCGCACTTGGTGATTTTAACTCCGATTATGAAGAATACAAACTCTTTAAACGCAAACGAAAACACAATGATACAGGTGGAATAACAGGGATAAATCATATTTTAGGAACAATCAACTATAAAATGCAAGCCAAAGAAGCAAAAATAGAAGATGGAGACTTTTACAATCTCTGGTATGATGAGCCAGACAAAGCAAAACGCTTTAGCTATATCTATAGAGGTAAAAAAGAAGCGCTTGATAATATTCTAGTAACAAAAGCACTACTTGACAACCAAGGTATCGACTACAAATGCGGTTCCATCCATACTTTAAATAAACCCTACCTTTATAAAGGAAAATCTCTTTACAGATGGCAGATGTCATGGAGAAAACCACGAAAACATTATGGACGCGGTTATTCAGATCATCTTCCGGTAATTGCAGAGTTTATATATTAG